In the genome of Pseudomonas sp. B33.4, the window TGGTCAAAAAATCTAGTGCCTCAAGCTTTTGAGTTTTGCTCACTGACTGAAGAATGCCAATGAGGTTTATTTTGCCGCTACTGGAGTCCCAGTAGTTTTTTTTCATCACTTGGTGTCTCCCGCACAAGGCTTGCCATTTCGTTGGGTCATCGGGATCGGAAGCGGGGTTGATTGAGTGAGGCACCATGTGATCCGCAGTTAATCTAACTGTTCCCCCTCCAATAGGATCGATATCTCCCGGAGCGAGGTTGCATTTTTGCCCATCTTCAGTCCATTCACATTGATGATTTGCTCGAGCTAGAACCGCTTGCCAGCAAGCTAACGAGGGAAGAACCCTCCTCGCGGCTTCGGCTCTTCTATCGGTGTGAGGCATGACATATTCTTCAGGTGTCAGCAAACTCCAGTCACGCTTCGATAGGATCGTGTAGCCACTGTCAGTCCTTAGCTCTGAGAGGCGCTGATGCCAGTTCTCTGGCTCAATCCCGGTCTCTGGATTCGTAGCAGCGCGAATAATTTGCTGACGCGTCACGACTTTTCCGAGGTTATTGAGGAACAGAGCTTCTATGCGAGCTCTGACCGATCGTTGAGTGTAAGTAGATGTATCATTGCTGTAGATTTTTTCCTGAGGGATCATGGCTCGCTCCTTGGATTTGGAGGTCAGAATGCCATCACACGATATCGGTGTGAAGGGATTTCCTACGTAGAGCAAGCGCATTCGGTGTAGGACGGGATGAAAATCCGTACAGATGGCGTTGAATTTTAGAGGCAATAATCAGGCGCCATGTTCTAGCTGAGGGTGTTAATATTAATTATTGTTTTGATATGGTTAATTATTTTGAAAACAAACATGCTTGTGTCGCGAATAAAGGAGCTCGCGGAAAAGTTGGGGTTGGGAGAGGTGGAGCTGCCGACGGAGTTATTTGGACTAAATCCAGCTCATGTAGATGAAGGGGATTGTTTGCTTTTGAAGTCGGACAATCTAAAAGCCTTGGGTTGGTTGTTGCAGAAAGAGCATTTAAAGGTTGATTTTTGCTACATAGATCCTCCTTATAATACGGGTAGTAGCTTTGTTTATCATGATAAAAGACAACGGCGAGATGTGAGTATCTGGTCAAAGCATCATGATTGGTTAGCGTTTATGCTACCGAGGCTAGTGGCAACGCAGATGCTCCTAAATGATCAGGGAGTAATTGCGGTTAGCATTGATGATTATGAGTATCCATATCTAAAGATTTTGATGGATTCGGTGTTTGGTGAGATAAATTTTATTTCCAGTCTGATAGTGTGTCGAAGTAAGAATGGAAAAGGCGGAAAAGCCAATGTGGCTGTTAATCATGAGTATGTACTTCTGTATGGTAAGACACAAAAGGCTGCGCTCAGAGGTGTTGAAGATTCTGATTTAGAGAGATATGACAAAGAAGATGAGCATGGGAAGTATAAGATTGATGGGCTTTTTCGTAAAAAGGGTGACGCAAGCAGGCGTGAAGATCGACCAAATATGTTTTATCCGCTGTATTATTCGCAGGACGGTCAGGTTTATACAAAAAAAATCCGAGAGGATCTTATTGAAGTGTGGCCCAGTGATTCAAAGGGTATAGAAAGGCGCTGGCTGTGGGGAAGGGAGAAGGCTGAGTCTGAAAGTTGGAAGCTTTATGCCTCTGCAAAGGGCGTAGTATATGTTAAGAACTATTCGTCTGCGAATAAGAGGATTAAAATTCGTAGTATTTTGGATAAGCAAGAATATCTGAATGATAAGGCGGCGAGAGAGGTGAAGCTTATATATGGGGAGAAGATTTTTGAAACTCCAAAGCCAATTGGTCTAATTAAGGATTTGATTGATTGTTGCTCTCCGCCTGATGCGGTGGTTCTTGATTATTTTGCTGGGACCGGCACAACTGCGCATGCTTGTTATTTGCTGAATAAAGAAAAGGGTGCTTGTCGAAAAAGTATACTTGTTGAACATGAGTTTGTTATCCCGGATACGCATTTTGCTGGTGTGGCAGGATTTAGAAATACTGCTGAAATGACCGAGTTTAGACTTCGTAAGATTAAAGAAGCCGACTCTGAATTTGATTACGTTGCGTTGGCGGTTTAAATGTGGTGCTGGTTTCTTGTTTTTTTTGTTTGTAGGCTATGAATTATACGTTGGATTTTAGTTTTGTATGTTTTGGGTTAATTAAAGTATTGCAGGCTTAGCGGTGAGTTTGGCGCTGACGGGTGAGCTTTGCTCGAATGCAGAAATTTAGGATTAGCATCGACGCATTTGTCAGATATATGCTCACATTTTGAAGTGCCGGTTAGTTTTTTATACGCTGCGTAGTTGAAATGTTAGGCGGTCAGTCATAAAAAATCGCGAGCAGGCTCACTCCTACAGGGGATTGGCGTCGTTCACATAATCTGTGATCAACGCCATTTCTTGTAGGAGTGAGCCTGCTCGCGATGCGGTTTTAGCTTCAGCGCGAAATCAGGATCAAACGCGGAAGTGGCTGACCATCTGTTGCAATTGACCACCCAAACGCGCCAGTTCAACACTCGACGCTGCCGTCTCATCACTCGCCGCTGCGGTCTGTTCCGACACATCGCGCACGTTGATGATGCTGCGGCTGATCTCTTCAGCCACTGCACTTTGCTGTTCGGCAGCGGCGGCGATCTGCTGGTTCATCGACTGGATGTTCGACACCGTGCGGGTGATGTTTTCCAGTGATGCGCCAGCCTTGCGCGTCAGCGCTACGCTGCTGTCGGTCAGGGCGCGGCTGTTGCTCATTACCGCCGAGACTTGCTGGGTGCCGTTCTGCAGACCGGCGACCAGGCCTTCGATTTCTTCGGTGGATTTCTGCGTGCGCTGAGCCAGGCCACGAACTTCATCGGCAACCACGGCAAAACCACGACCGGCTTCACCGGCACGCGCGGCTTCAATTGCAGCGTTGAGTGCCAGCAGGTTGGTCTGTTCGGCCACGGCTTTGATCACGTCCATGACGCTGCCGATCTTGTCGCTTTCCTGTTGCAGTACGCTCATGGCTTCGGTCGAACGCACCACTTCGCTGGCCAGACGCTCGATCTGCGCGATGGCCTCGTTCACCACTTTGTCGCCTTCACGGGCTTCGCCGTCAGCGGCGGCGGCCGCTTGCGAGGCTTCTTCGGCGTTGCGCGCGACTTCCTGCACGGTGGCGGTCATCTCGTGCATGGCGGTGGCGACCTGATCGGTCTCGACTTTCTGGCTGTTCACACCGGCGCTGGTCTGCTCGGTCACAGCGGACAGTTCTTCGGCAGCGCTGGCGATCTGGGTGACGCCGTCGCGGATACCGCTGATCAAGTCACGCAGGGTCACACCCATGCGGGCGATGCCTTGTTGCAGCACGCCGAGTTCGTCGCGGCGGGTGACAGTAACGTTCTGGGTCAGGTCGCCGCTGGCAATGCGCTCGACCACGGCCAGGGTTTCTTGCAGCGGACGGGTGATCTGACGGGTGATGATTACCGCAGCAATCACGCCGACCAACAGTGCCAGCAGCGTGCTGATCAACTGGAAGGTGCGTGCCTGGGCGCTTTCTACATCACGGCGATCAAGCTGGATCTGATACAGCTGTTCGCTGGTGGTAACGATCGCGGCACCTTGATCGGTCATTTCCTTACGGGCCTGCACGGCGTCGGTGTTGGCGTTTTTATAGGCCATCAACGCGCTGCGATAGTTGACGAGTGCGGTTTCCAGCTGACGCAGCGCGT includes:
- a CDS encoding site-specific DNA-methyltransferase, which encodes MELPTELFGLNPAHVDEGDCLLLKSDNLKALGWLLQKEHLKVDFCYIDPPYNTGSSFVYHDKRQRRDVSIWSKHHDWLAFMLPRLVATQMLLNDQGVIAVSIDDYEYPYLKILMDSVFGEINFISSLIVCRSKNGKGGKANVAVNHEYVLLYGKTQKAALRGVEDSDLERYDKEDEHGKYKIDGLFRKKGDASRREDRPNMFYPLYYSQDGQVYTKKIREDLIEVWPSDSKGIERRWLWGREKAESESWKLYASAKGVVYVKNYSSANKRIKIRSILDKQEYLNDKAAREVKLIYGEKIFETPKPIGLIKDLIDCCSPPDAVVLDYFAGTGTTAHACYLLNKEKGACRKSILVEHEFVIPDTHFAGVAGFRNTAEMTEFRLRKIKEADSEFDYVALAV
- a CDS encoding methyl-accepting chemotaxis protein: MGVTLRDLISGIRDGVTQIASAAEELSAVTEQTSAGVNSQKVETDQVATAMHEMTATVQEVARNAEEASQAAAAADGEAREGDKVVNEAIAQIERLASEVVRSTEAMSVLQQESDKIGSVMDVIKAVAEQTNLLALNAAIEAARAGEAGRGFAVVADEVRGLAQRTQKSTEEIEGLVAGLQNGTQQVSAVMSNSRALTDSSVALTRKAGASLENITRTVSNIQSMNQQIAAAAEQQSAVAEEISRSIINVRDVSEQTAAASDETAASSVELARLGGQLQQMVSHFRV